A stretch of Eubalaena glacialis isolate mEubGla1 chromosome 10, mEubGla1.1.hap2.+ XY, whole genome shotgun sequence DNA encodes these proteins:
- the NFRKB gene encoding nuclear factor related to kappa-B-binding protein isoform X2, producing the protein MDSLDHMLTDPLELGPCGDGHGTRIMEDCLLGGTRVSLPEDLLEDPEIFFDVVSFSTWREVLSGSQREHLQQFLPRLPEDGTEHQDELILALFRGENFRFGNPLHIAQKLFRDGHFNPEVVKYRQLCFRSQYKRYLSSQQQYFHRLLKQILASRSDLLEMARRSGPALPSRQKRPSPSRTPEEREWRTQQRYLKVLREVKEECGDSALSSDEEDLSSWLPSSPARSPSPAVPLRVVPTLSTTDMKTADKIELGDSDLKIMLKKHHEKRKHQPDHPDLLTGDLTLNDIMTRVNAGRKGSLAALYDLAVLKKKVKEKEERKKKKIKMIKSEAEDLAEPLSGTEGLPPLSQAPSPLAIPAIKEEPLEDLKPCLGINEISSSFFSLLLEILLLEGQASLPMLEERVLDWQSSPASSLNSWFSAAPNWAELVLPALQYLAGESRAVPSSFSPFVGFKEKTQQWKLLGQSQDNEKELAALFQLWLETKDQAFCKQENEDSSDATTPVPRVTDYVVRPSTGEEKRVFQEQERYRYSQPHKAFTFRMHGFESVVGPVKGVFDKETSLNKAREHSLLRSDRPAYVTILSLVRDAAARLPNGEGTRAEICELLKDSQFLAPDVTSTQVNTVVSGALDRLHYEKDPCVKYDIGRKLWIYLHRDRSEEEFERIHQAQAAAAKARKALQQKPKPPSKVKSSSKEGSVKVLGAGPSEQSQLSLSDSSMPPTPVTPVTPTTPALPATPISPPPVPSVNKSGPTTVSEPVKSTSGVLLVSSPTMPQLGTMLSPASNQTPPSSQAAARVVSHSGSAGLPQVRVVAQPSLPAVTQSAGPAPTLPQMTAGPQIRVPATAVQTKGGPQTVMATVPVKAQTAAATVQRPGPGPAGLTVTSLPAAANPASKPATSSPGGSAPSTPAAAVIQNVTGQNIIKQVAITGQLGVKPQTGSSIPLTATNFRIQGKDVLRLPPSSITTDAKGQTVLRITPDMMATLAKSQVTTVKLTQDLFGTGSGPSGKGISATLHVTSNAVHAADSPAKASAASAPSSTPPGTTVVKVTPDLKPTEASSSAFRLMPALGVSVADQKGKNTVASSEAKPAATIRIVQGLGVMPPKAGQTITVAAHAKQGPSVASGSGTVHTSAVSLPSVNAAVSKTVAVASGAASTPISIGTGAPAMRQVPVSTTVVSTSQAGKLPTRITVPLSVISQPMKGKGVVTAPIIKGNLGANLGGLGRNIILTTMPAGTKLIAGNKPVSFLTAQQLQQLQQQGQATQVRIQTVPASHLQQGTASGSSKAVSTVVVTTAPSPKQAPEQQ; encoded by the exons CCCGAGATCTTCTTTGACGTAGTCAGCTTCTCAACGTGGCGGGAAGTACTGAGCGGCTCGCAGCGTGAGCACCTCCAGCAGTTTCTGCCGCGCCTTCCGGAGGACGGGACCGAGCATCAGGATGAGCTCATCCTCGCCCTGTTCAGGGGCGAGAACTTCCGCTTTGGGAACCCTCTGCACATCGCCCAGAAGCTTTTCCGAG ACGGACACTTCAACCCCGAGGTGGTCAAGTACAGGCAGCTGTGCTTCCGGTCGCAGTACAAACGCTACCTCAGCTCCCAGCAGCAGTACTTCCACCGGCTGCTGAAGCAGATCCTGGCCTCGCGGAGC GACCTGCTGGAGATGGCCCGGCGGAGCggccccgccctcccctcccGGCAGAAGCGCCCCTCACCGTCCCGCACCCCCGAGGAGCGGGAGTGGCGCACCCAGCAGCGCTACTTGAAGGTCCTGCGGGAAGTGAAGGAGGAGTGTGGGGACTCGGCCCTGTCGTCGGACGAGGAGG ATCTCAGCTCATGGCTCCCGAGCTCTCCAGCGCGCTCTCCTAGCCCTGCAGTGCCCCTCAGGGTGGTGCCCACGCTTTCCACCACGGACATGAAGACTGCAG ATAAAATAGAACTGGGGGACAGTGACCTGAAGATAATGCTAAAGAAACACCATGAGAAGCGGAAACACCAACCA GATCACCCAGACCTTTTGACGGGGGACCTGACTCTCAATGACATCATGACTCGAGTAAATGCCGGCAGGAAGGGCTCTCTAGCAG cactATATGACTTGGCTGTccttaaaaaaaaggttaaggaaaaagaggaaaggaagaagaagaaaataaaaatgatcaaatcAGAGGCAGAGGATCTGGCGGAACCCCTAAGCGGTACTGAAGGGCTCCCACCCCTCTCACAGGCACCGTCTCCACTGGCCATACCTGCTATCAAGGAGGA GCCTCTCGAAGACCTCAAGCCTTGCCTTGGAATCAATGAAATATCTTCCagcttcttctctcttctcttggaGATCTTGTTGCTGGAGGGGCAGGCTAGCCTTCCTATG CTAGAGGAGCGAGTTTTGGACTGGCAGTCGTCTCCAGCCAGCTCCCTCAATAGCTGGTTCTCTGCGGCCCCCAACTGGGCAGAGTTGGTGTTACCAGCCTTGCAGTATCTTGCTGGAGAAAGCCGTG CTGTACCTTCCAGCTTCTCTCCATTTGTTGGCTTCAAAGAGAAAACCCAGCAGTGGAAGTTGCTTG GCCAGTCCCAAGATAATGAAAAGGAATTAGCTGCACTCTTCCAGCTGTGGCTGGAAACTAAAGACCAGGCCTTCTGTAAG CAAGAAAATGAAGACAGCTCAGACGCCACAACGCCTGTTCCTCGGGT AACTGACTATGTGGTGCGGCCCAGCACGGGAGAGGAGAAGCGAGTTTTTCAGGAGCAG GAGCGTTACCGGTACAGCCAGCCCCACAAGGCATTCACCTTTCGCATGCATGGCTTTGAGTCCGTGGTGGGGCCCGTGAAGGGCGTGTTCGACAAGGAGACGTCGCTCAACAAGGCACGGGAACACTCCCTGCTGCGCTCCGACCGGCCCGCCTACGTCACCATCTTGTCCCTGG TTCGCGACGCGGCGGCCCGGCTGCCCAATGGGGAGGGCACGCGGGCGGAGATCTGCGAGCTGCTCAAGGACTCCCAGTTCCTAGCTCCAGACGTCACCAGCACTCAG GTGAATACAGTGGTGAGTGGTGCCCTGGATCGGCTGCATTACGAGAAGGACCCGTGTGTGAAGTACGACATTGGACGGAAGTTGTGGATCTACCTGCATCGGGACCGGAGCGAGGAAGAGTTCG AGCGGATCCACCAGGCCCAAGCAGCTGCAGCTAAAGCCAGGAAAGCCCTTCAGCAAAAACCCAAGCCCCCATCCAAGGTG AAGTCCAGCAGCAAGGAGGGTTCGGTGAAGGTCCTCGGTGCTGGCCCTTCCGAGCAGAGCCAGCTGAGCCTCAGCGACTCCAGcatgccccccaccccggtcACGCCTGTGACCCCCACCACTCCTGCTCTGCCCGCCACGCCCATCTCCCCCCCGCCCGTGCCATCAGTGAACAAAAGTGGCCCCACGACTGTCTCGGAACCGGTGAAGTCCACTTCGGG TGTTCTTCTCGTGTCTTCGCCGACGATGCCGCAGCTGGGAACTATGCTCTCCCCAGCGTCCAACCAGACTCCACCGAGTTCTCAGGCTGCCGCCCGTGTCGTGAGCCACTCCGGCTCGGCTGGACTCCCCCAAGTGCGGGTGGTGGCCCAGCCCAGCCTTCCTGCGGTGACTCAGTCGGCGGGGCCGGCACCGACGCTGCCGCAGATGACAGCAGGACCACAGATTCGCGTGCCGGCCACGGCCGTGCAGACCAAAGGCGGGCCCCAG ACAGTAATGGCCACCGTTCCAGTCAAAGCTCAGACTGCGGCAGCCACCGTGCAGCGGCCGGGACCGGGGCCGGCGGGGCTCACGGTGACAAGTCTCCCTGCCGCAGCCAACCCTGCGAGCAAGCCAGCCACCAGTTCTCCTGGGGGCTCTGCTCCGAGCACCCCCGCGGCTGCCGTCATTCAGAACGTCACAGGACAGAACATTATCAAGCAG GTGGCCATCACTGGGCAGCTTGGCGTGAAGCCCCAGACGGGCAGCAGCATCCCACTTACAGCCACTAACTTCCGTATCCAGGGCAAGGACGTGCTGCGGCTACCGCCCTCCTCCATCACCACGGACGCCAAAGGCCAGACTGTTCTGCGGATCACTCCAGACATGATGGCCACGTTGGCCAAGTCCCAGGTCACCACAGTCAAACTGACCCAGGACCTCTTTGGGACAGGCAGCGGCCCCTCGGGCAAAGGCATCTCCGCTACCTTACACGTCACTTCCAACGCGGTCCACGCAGCTGACAGCCCTGCCAAGGCCAGTGCAGCCAGTGCCCCCTCATCCACTCCACCAGGGACCACCGTGGTCAAAGTGACTCCCGACCTCAAGCCAACAGAAGCCTCGAGTTCAGCTTTTCGCTTGATGCCAGCGCTTGGCGTGAGTGTGGCTGACCAGAAGGGGAAAAACACTGTGGCCTCATCTGAAGCCAAACCAGCCGCCACCATCCGCATCGTGCAGGGCCTGGGGGTGATGCCCCCCAAAGCAGGCCAGACCATCACCGTCGCAGCCCATGCCAAGCAAGGGCCCTCCGTGGCCAGTGGGTCTGGAACTGTCCATACGTCTGCGGTGTCCTTGCCCAGTGTGAATGCTGCCGTGTCCAAGACTGTGGCCGTGGCTTCTGGGGCTGCCAGCACCCCCATCAGCATCGGGACGGGAGCCCCTGCCATGCGGCAGGTCCCCGTCAGCACCACGGTTGTTTCCACGTCCCAGGCT GGGAAGCTGCCTACACGGATCACAGTTCCACTCTCTGTCATTAGCCAGCCCATGAAGGGCAAGGGTGTGGTCACAGCCCCCATCATCAAAGGCAACCTTGGAGCCAA CCTCGGCGGGCTGGGCCGTAACATCATCCTCACCACCATGCCAGCGGGCACGAAGCTCATTGCTGGCAACAAGCCGGTTAGCTTCCTCACCGCCCAGCAGTTGCAGCAGCTCCAGCAGCAGGGTCAGGCCACACAG GTGCGCATCCAGACTGTCCCCGCGTCCCACCTTCAACAAGGAACAGCTTCTGGTTCCTCCAAAGCCGTCTCCACGGTCGTCGTGACCACAGCCCCGTCTCCTAAACAGGCACCTGAACAGCAGTGA